Proteins found in one Candidatus Eremiobacteraceae bacterium genomic segment:
- the murF gene encoding UDP-N-acetylmuramoyl-tripeptide--D-alanyl-D-alanine ligase, whose product MLSFADFAKAARSTWRGPAIDLNAPFRPSTDSRTLALGEVFVALRGPSFDGNAFAKAALARGCRALVLDDAAAVPNPSPVPYMVVKDAKRAYLAGAAAARRASDAEVIGITGSNGKTTTKEMASQLLAPHFRTLATPQNENNELGVAKICYLLGDDVDVAVVEMGARHPGEIAQLVDIAAPDIGILTNIGEAHLEYFKDREELARTKFALFRDALPVCNADDEWSRKLAAEYGLEIEALWIRIAGDHEAPGDTLEADHPKNGLVDVTYLSHHAASAEWHLAGEHHLRDALLAAGAAIGYGVPFEDAIAGFGALHLPEGRFEQHVLPSGATCVYDAYNANPTSVAQALRAFADVPARRRYAVLGSMAELGPEVEAMHRATGAAAARASLDALYCGGPYARALIEGAQTAGMPAASVHSFESNAEIADLLANTLRSGDAVLLKGSRVQRMEEILQALLAGEKRAS is encoded by the coding sequence ATGCTCTCGTTCGCGGATTTCGCCAAAGCCGCGCGTTCGACGTGGCGCGGACCAGCGATCGATCTCAACGCGCCGTTTCGTCCGAGCACCGATTCACGCACGCTCGCGCTCGGTGAAGTTTTTGTCGCGCTTCGCGGTCCATCGTTTGACGGCAACGCATTTGCAAAGGCGGCGTTGGCGCGCGGCTGCCGCGCGCTGGTCCTCGACGATGCGGCCGCGGTGCCCAACCCGAGCCCGGTTCCCTACATGGTCGTCAAGGATGCCAAGAGAGCGTATCTCGCCGGTGCAGCCGCCGCGCGCCGCGCTTCCGATGCAGAAGTCATCGGGATTACGGGCAGCAATGGGAAGACGACGACGAAGGAAATGGCCTCGCAGTTACTCGCGCCGCACTTCCGCACGCTTGCGACGCCGCAGAACGAGAACAACGAGCTCGGTGTGGCTAAGATTTGTTATCTGCTCGGCGACGATGTGGATGTCGCGGTCGTCGAGATGGGCGCGCGGCATCCCGGCGAGATCGCGCAACTCGTTGACATCGCAGCGCCCGATATCGGCATACTGACCAACATCGGCGAGGCGCACCTCGAATATTTCAAGGACCGCGAAGAACTCGCGCGCACGAAGTTCGCGCTCTTCCGCGACGCTCTTCCCGTCTGCAATGCCGACGACGAGTGGTCGCGGAAACTCGCCGCGGAGTATGGTCTCGAGATCGAAGCGCTTTGGATTCGTATCGCCGGCGATCATGAAGCGCCCGGTGATACGCTTGAGGCTGACCATCCGAAAAACGGGCTCGTCGATGTGACATACTTGTCGCACCACGCGGCGTCGGCAGAATGGCATCTCGCCGGTGAGCATCACTTGCGCGATGCACTTCTCGCCGCCGGCGCAGCGATTGGGTACGGCGTACCGTTCGAAGACGCAATCGCGGGCTTTGGCGCGTTGCATCTCCCAGAGGGCCGCTTCGAACAGCACGTGTTGCCGTCGGGTGCGACGTGCGTCTACGATGCCTACAACGCGAATCCGACATCGGTTGCCCAGGCGCTTCGGGCGTTCGCCGACGTTCCGGCGCGCCGGCGCTACGCCGTGCTCGGCAGCATGGCAGAACTCGGTCCAGAAGTGGAAGCAATGCATCGCGCGACCGGCGCGGCTGCGGCACGCGCCTCACTAGATGCCTTGTACTGCGGTGGCCCCTATGCGCGCGCATTGATCGAGGGTGCGCAGACGGCGGGCATGCCCGCCGCGTCTGTTCATTCCTTTGAGTCGAATGCGGAGATCGCCGACCTGCTCGCGAACACGCTCCGATCAGGTGACGCTGTGCTGCTCAAGGGTTCGCGCGTGCAACGCATGGAGGAAATACTGCAGGCGCTCTTGGCCGGCGAGAAGCGCGCGTCATGA
- a CDS encoding coenzyme F420-0:L-glutamate ligase translates to MNRRTFIVSPPGLPPRIVAIPVRTPLVRKGDDLPALVALCVRGIASSDDVVCVSETAVAIAQGRSVAAEFVRPTLLARLLAERAGPYATVNQPESMQLVMDNVGAWKVLYASAASAAGKLIGRHGDFYRILGSAVAEIDGYTGTMPPYERHIVFGPERPGEAAVAIANACSAHVVIVDVNDLARVNILGASAGVNSDAVTACLRENPHGNSDQQTPIVVLKYRPQPASAPRSPLLS, encoded by the coding sequence ATGAACCGGCGCACATTCATCGTCTCACCGCCCGGGCTGCCGCCGCGCATCGTCGCCATCCCGGTTCGGACGCCGCTCGTACGCAAGGGCGACGATCTGCCGGCGCTCGTCGCGCTATGCGTTCGCGGCATCGCGTCGAGCGATGATGTCGTCTGCGTCTCCGAGACTGCTGTGGCTATCGCACAAGGAAGATCCGTCGCCGCAGAGTTTGTGCGCCCGACGCTGCTTGCGCGGCTGCTCGCGGAACGCGCGGGGCCCTATGCCACGGTGAATCAGCCGGAATCGATGCAACTCGTGATGGACAACGTGGGCGCGTGGAAAGTGTTGTATGCGTCCGCCGCGTCGGCCGCCGGCAAGCTTATCGGGCGCCACGGAGATTTCTATCGCATCCTCGGATCAGCGGTGGCCGAGATCGATGGTTACACCGGCACGATGCCGCCCTACGAGCGGCACATCGTGTTCGGTCCCGAGCGGCCTGGCGAAGCGGCCGTCGCGATCGCGAACGCGTGCAGCGCGCACGTCGTCATCGTGGACGTCAACGATCTCGCGAGAGTGAATATCCTCGGCGCAAGCGCCGGCGTTAACTCTGACGCGGTCACCGCATGTCTGCGCGAAAATCCGCATGGCAACAGCGATCAACAAACGCCGATCGTCGTGCTCAAGTACCGACCGCAACCTGCGTCGGCGCCGCGGTCACCGCTGCTCTCGTGA
- the mraY gene encoding phospho-N-acetylmuramoyl-pentapeptide-transferase: MQSNNVHLAFARVIQGSTHPLWVIAASAHPSWVYEAFLGGILIAVIFIPILIAWQRGRALGQMIYEDGPKSHVTKQGTPTMGGLVFLIAAAAALLLALFKHDPDEVALSLLAIGAGCIGAVDDLLIIIKKRPLGLKARWKFLLLAIVGAIFAWHYSYGQGNDPLRFVGMGPWWAEAQHFFGLHFSMPPALFFILATLAVVGAANAVNLADGLDGLAAGAALPVLFALIVADLLNAPMAAVAGACIGFLWFNRYPARIFMGDTGSLLLGALIAGAAIQSGWLLVLPLLGIVFVVEALSVIAQVVSFKLTGKRIFKMSPLHHHFELSGWPEKRVTRTFVAISWLAMLAVGAAMALT; the protein is encoded by the coding sequence ATGCAGAGCAATAACGTCCACCTCGCGTTCGCTAGAGTCATACAAGGCAGCACGCACCCATTGTGGGTCATAGCAGCAAGCGCGCACCCGTCGTGGGTTTATGAAGCGTTCCTCGGCGGCATACTCATCGCGGTTATCTTCATTCCAATCCTCATCGCCTGGCAGCGCGGGCGTGCGCTGGGCCAGATGATCTACGAAGACGGCCCGAAATCGCACGTTACGAAACAGGGTACTCCCACGATGGGTGGTCTCGTGTTCCTTATCGCCGCCGCCGCCGCGCTGCTCCTCGCGTTGTTCAAACACGATCCTGACGAGGTCGCGCTCAGCTTACTAGCGATCGGCGCCGGCTGTATCGGAGCCGTCGACGACCTGCTCATCATTATCAAGAAACGACCGCTTGGACTCAAGGCGCGCTGGAAGTTTCTCTTGCTTGCAATCGTCGGCGCGATCTTCGCCTGGCATTATTCGTACGGGCAAGGTAACGATCCACTCCGTTTTGTGGGCATGGGCCCTTGGTGGGCCGAAGCGCAGCATTTTTTTGGCCTGCACTTTTCGATGCCACCCGCGCTTTTTTTCATCCTGGCGACACTCGCCGTCGTCGGCGCGGCAAACGCCGTCAACCTCGCCGACGGCTTGGATGGGCTGGCGGCAGGGGCGGCGCTGCCGGTGCTCTTCGCCCTCATCGTGGCCGACCTATTGAACGCACCGATGGCTGCGGTGGCCGGCGCATGCATCGGATTTCTGTGGTTCAATCGCTATCCGGCCAGAATATTCATGGGAGACACCGGGTCGCTCTTGCTTGGCGCGCTCATCGCCGGCGCCGCGATCCAGAGCGGCTGGCTGCTTGTGTTGCCCTTGCTCGGCATCGTGTTCGTCGTCGAAGCACTTTCAGTGATCGCGCAGGTGGTGTCGTTTAAGCTCACGGGTAAACGCATTTTCAAGATGAGCCCGTTGCATCACCATTTCGAATTGTCAGGCTGGCCGGAGAAGCGCGTGACGCGAACGTTCGTCGCGATCTCTTGGCTTGCGATGCTCGCCGTCGGCGCGGCTATGGCGCTCACCTGA